TGTAAAATCTGACGATTATTTTGGCACTCTCGCCACCACTCTTAGTCTTTGGCGACAGAGAGGCGTTTGGCCGGAAGCGGAAGGAGCGGAGTTGGAGCAAGACTTACTCTATCTGCAAAAAGAATATCTCATTAAGAAAAAACCGGATTAATTCCGGTTTTTTAATAGGGGTATTTTTTTAAACCTAATTTAAAAGCTATAAAGGAGGCTAGTGGATGAAGAATGTAGGTGACCAGGATAGTGCTAACAACTAAAGGAATGCTTACTTGGCCACTTAAATAAAGCATGACGCCAGTCAATACCATATAATCACCATGATCCACCAAGGGCAGAAAACTTCCATCTTTTTTCCCTAAACGCCTTTTAATAAAACTCCCCAAAGAGTGACCAAAATAAACAGTAAAAGGAACCAAAAACCAAGG
This window of the Candidatus Parcubacteria bacterium genome carries:
- a CDS encoding CDP-archaeol synthase (Derived by automated computational analysis using gene prediction method: Protein Homology.), which encodes MMSLTTENFVFYMVITWGCNISLNYLYVLKKFFPFVLKYDHPLDFRKKLGGYRVLGESTTWLGLLLSVFLSLFFYILLPWPWFLVPFTVYFGHSLGSFIKRRLGKKDGSFLPLVDHGDYMVLTGVMLYLSGQVSIPLVVSTILVTYILHPLASFIAFKLGLKKYPY
- a CDS encoding hypothetical protein (Derived by automated computational analysis using gene prediction method: GeneMarkS-2+.) — its product is MSFYHLKKYPSLFINDQESVNFHVKSDDYFGTLATTLSLWRQRGVWPEAEGAELEQDLLYLQKEYLIKKKPD